Proteins encoded together in one Scheffersomyces stipitis CBS 6054 chromosome 5, complete sequence window:
- a CDS encoding predicted protein yields the protein MNASTITVHWHNDNQPIYSVDFQPSASGPSPRLVTGGGDNNIRVWKLHHKHDQYLSTLRKHTQAVNVVRFNPLGTILATAGDDGTLILWKLADRVLKDFEAEDEDDDDVQESWQAVCQFRSSTSEINDICWSSNSRYLVTGSMDNITRVYHIDYANDKVTGTLVTSSKNHNHYIQGVYWDPLDQYIVTQSADRSVCVYRIVKHKKKDEIEDIKLAHRFLKFNNQHLYHSETLQSFFRRLCFSPDGSLVITPAGLENDSTAINTVYVYSRYSLLHTPIYKISNLNKPAIAVAFNPFLYEPSATSPVLKLAYKMIFAVATHDSILIYDTENFKPLGYVSNLHYSSITDLKWDSDGTKIIVSSTDGFCSIISFDDNVFGQRYAKKEEKSEGVPLTVPVTDPPTPVATNSRSLTPINNLKALHLSSDVGEIEDYKSDFDSSEAKDVEMISGDTSPEVEIVEIISEEETTDVAAPSMGTIDKFFMRSKELSPNKDKNKRRVVPTLVNN from the exons ATGAACGCGTCCACCATAACCGTCCATTGGCACAACGACAATCAGCCCATTTACTCTGTGGACTTCCAGCCCTCGGCATCTGGCCCTTCTCCTAGATTGGTCACAGGAGGAGGAGACAACAATATCCGAGTCTGGAAATTGCACCATAAACATGACCAA TATCTCAGCACATTGAGAAAACATACACAGGCTGTCAATGTCGTCAGATTTAATCCCTTGGGTACTATATTGGCAACAGCTGGTGACGATGGAACGTTGATTCTTTGGAAACTCGCTGACCGGGTCTTGAAGGATTTTGAAGCGgaggatgaagacgatgatgatgttCAGGAGTCGTGGCAGGCTGTGTGTCAGTTCCGATCGTCGACTTCTGAAATCAATGATATATGCTGGTCGTCAAATTCCCGGTATTTGGTCACTGGTTCCATGGATAACATCACTAGAGTGTATCATATCGATTATGCCAATGATAAGGTCACTGGTACTCTTGTGACATCGAGCAAGAACCATAACCACTACATCCAGGGTGTCTACTGGGACCCACTTGACCAGTACATAGTAACACAATCAGCAGACAGATCCGTCTGCGTATACAGAATCGTTAAGCATAAGAAGAAGGACGAGATTGAAGACATAAAACTAGCACACAGATTCTTAAAATTTAATAACCAGCACCTTTACCACTCAGAAACATTGcaatctttcttcagaagGTTGTGCTTTTCACCAGATGGAAGTTTGGTAATAACACCAGCAGGTTTGGAAA ACGATTCGACCGCTATCAACACTGTCTATGTGTATTCCAGATACAGTCTCTTGCATACGCCCATCTACAAGATAtcgaacttgaacaagccAGCTATTGCCGTGGCATTCAACCCATTTCTATACGAGCCTAGTGCAACCAGTCCAGTTCTAAAGTTAGCCTACAAGATGATATTTGCCGTTGCAACCCACGACTCGATCCTAATATATGATACGGAGAATTTCAAGCCTTTGGGTTACGTTTCCAACTTACACTACAGTTCCATAACTGATCTCAAATGGGATTCCGACGGTACAAAGATCATCGTGAGTTCAACTGATGGATTCTGTCTGATAATATCGTTTGATGACAATGTGTTCGGCCAGCGATAtgcaaagaaggaagagaaatcAGAGGGTGTGCCTTTGACTGTTCCTGTCACTGATCCTCCGACACCTGTGgcaacaaattcaagaagcttGACTCCTATCAACAACCTAAAAGCTCTTCATTTGTCCAGTGATGTGGGGGAAATAGAGGACTACAAGTCGGATTTCGACTCATCGGAGGCAAAGGACGTAGAAATGATACTGGGAGACACCAGtcctgaagttgaaatagTAGAGATAATatccgaagaagaaactacGGATGTAGCTGCTCCTTCCATGGGAACTATAGATAAGTTTTTCATGAGGCTGAAAGAGCTCTCGCCCAACAAGGACAAGAACAAGCGTAGAGTTGTGCCTACATTGGTAAATAACTAG
- a CDS encoding predicted protein → MDSSTVIFVATLAIAFIFLRWLIAPIPQSNEFNIAEAAGNTSTGQESNNSSNASNTGNARSRRRPVTDSMVEVVQTIAPGLTRDQIVFDLSNTGSVELTINRYMELGNLPYPPNSARGTNSASSNEIHSQSQSQASSRSATEATMESNSSPKEDLAVGDSTSSSWEADKSERSVSLHRRKQEMIVAARRRLEASLKNELDLSQ, encoded by the exons ATGGACTCGTCGACTGTCATCTTTGTGGCCACGTTGGCTATAGCGTTCATTTTCTTGAGATGGTTGATCGCTCCCATTCCCCAATCCAACGAGTTTAACATCGCTGAGGCTGCAGGAAATACTTCTACTGGACAAgaatccaacaactctaGCAATGCCAGTAATACAGGCAATgccagatccagaagaagaccGGTCACGGACAGCATGGTCGAGGTTGTGCAGACTATCGCTCCAGGTTTGACGCGTGATCAAATCGTGTTCGACTTATCTAACACAGGATCAGTTGAACTCACCATCAACAGATACATGGAGTTGGGCAACTTGCCCTATCCGCCAAATTCGGCCAGAGGCACCAACTCTGCATCAAGCAACGAAATCCATTCGCAATCTCAATCTCAAGCATCTTCTAGATCTGCTACTGAAGCTACGATGGAATCGAATTCTAGTCCTA AAGAGGACTTGGCAGTTGGTGATTCGACATCCTCATCATGGGAGGCTGATAAATCAGAGAGGTCCGTCAGCTTGCACCGTAGAAAACAGGAAATGATTGTCGctgccagaagaagattggaGGCCctgttgaaaaatgaacTTGACTTGTCCCAGTAG